In Desulfovibrio sp. UIB00, the following are encoded in one genomic region:
- a CDS encoding NADH-quinone oxidoreductase subunit B: MGEVETRTAAHDDQPLAVHKDGLRFFPGANAVLGPLNALVNWGRCGSIWPVTFGLACCAIEMMATGASTHDLDRFGIIFRASPRQADCMVVAGTLSKKMAPVLRRVYDQMPEPRYVLAMGSCACSGGLFQSYAVTQGVDQIIPVDVYVPGCPPRPEALFDGFIKLQEKI, encoded by the coding sequence AGTAGAAACTCGCACCGCCGCGCACGACGACCAGCCCCTTGCGGTGCACAAGGACGGCCTGCGGTTTTTCCCCGGCGCCAACGCCGTGCTCGGGCCGCTCAACGCTCTGGTCAACTGGGGCCGTTGCGGCTCCATCTGGCCAGTGACCTTTGGCCTTGCCTGCTGCGCCATCGAAATGATGGCCACAGGCGCGTCAACGCACGACCTTGACCGCTTTGGCATCATCTTTCGCGCCAGCCCCCGGCAGGCAGACTGCATGGTGGTGGCCGGAACCCTGAGCAAAAAAATGGCCCCGGTGCTGCGCAGGGTTTATGACCAGATGCCCGAGCCGCGCTACGTGCTCGCCATGGGCAGTTGCGCTTGCAGCGGCGGGCTTTTCCAGTCGTATGCCGTAACGCAGGGCGTGGATCAGATTATTCCGGTAGATGTCTATGTGCCGGGCTGCCCTCCGCGTCCGGAAGCGCTTTTTGACGGCTTTATCAAGTTGCAGGAGAAAATAA